From Macaca mulatta isolate MMU2019108-1 chromosome 1, T2T-MMU8v2.0, whole genome shotgun sequence, the proteins below share one genomic window:
- the RNASEL gene encoding 2-5A-dependent ribonuclease isoform X2: METRDHNDPQEGPMSSSGRRATVEDNHLLIKAVQTEDVDRVQQLLEGGANVNFQEEEGGWTPLHNAVQMSREDIVELLLRYDADPVLRKKNGATPFIVAAIAGNVKLLELFLSKGADVNECDFYGFTAFMEAAVYGNVEALKFLYERGANVNLRRKTKEDQERLRKGGATALMDAAKEGHVEVLKILLDEMGADVNACDNMGRNALIHALLSSHNWDVEAITHLLLDHGADVNVRGERGKTPLILAVEKKHFGLVKRLLEQEHIEINDTDSDGKTALLLAVELKLKDIADLLCERGASTDCGDLVMIARRNYDRSLVKLLLSYGAKEHFHPPAEDWKPQSSHWGAALKDLHRMYRPMIGKLKFFIDEKYKIADTSEGGIYLGLYEKQEVAVKTFCEGSPRARQEVCCLQSSRENSHLVTFYGSESHRGHLFVCVTLCEQTLEAYLEVHRGEDVENAEDEFARNVLSSLFKAVQELHLSCAYTHQDLQPQNILIDSKNAVHLADFDKSIKWTGDPQEVKRDLEDLGRLVLYVVKKGSISFEELKAQSNEEVVRLSPDEETKDLIHRLFHPGEHVRDCLGDLLGHPFFWTWESRYRTLRNVGNESDIKTRKHKSEILKLLQPGPSEHSINADVMKKMNEFYKKSGNFYQNTVGDLLKFIRNLGEHIDEEKHKKMKLKIGDPSRYFQKTFPDLVIYVYTKLQNTEYRKHFPQTHSSNKPQCDGAGGTSRLASPGC; the protein is encoded by the exons ATGGAGACCAGGGATCATAATGACCCCCAGGAGGGACCCATGTCCTCCAGCGGTAGAAGGGCTACAGTGGAAGACAATCACCTGCTGATTAAAGCTGTTCAAACTGAAGATGTTGACCGGGTCCAGCAATTGCTGGAAGGTGGGGCCAACGTTAATTTTCAGGAAGAGGAAGGGGGTTGGACACCTCTGCATAACGCAGTACAAATGAGCAGGGAGGACATTGTGGAACTTCTGCTTCGTTATGATGCTGACCCTGTTCTGAGGAAGAAGAATGGGGCCACGCCTTTTATCGTCGCAGCGATTGCGGGGAACGTGAAGCTGCTGGAACTTTTCCTTTCTAAAGGAGCAGATGTCAATGAGTGTGATTTTTATGGCTTCACAGCCTTCATGGAAGCCGCTGTGTATGGTAATGTCGAAGCCCTAAAATTCCTTTATGAGAGAGGAGCAAATGTGAATTTGAGGCGAAAGACAAAGGAGGATCAAGAGCGGCTGAGGAAAGGAGGAGCCACAGCTCTCATGGACGCTGCCAAAGAAGGACACGTAGAGGTCTTGAAGATTCTCCTTGACGAGATGGGGGCAGATGTCAATGCCTGTGACAATATGGGCAGAAATGCCTTGATCCATGCTCTCCTGAGCTCTCACAATTGGGATGTGGAGGCTATTACGCATCTGCTGCTGGACCATGGGGCTGATGTCAATGTGaggggagaaagagggaagacGCCCTTGATCCTGGCAGTGGAGAAGAAGCACTTTGGTTTGGTGAAGAGGCTTCTGGAGCAAGAGCACATAGAGATTAATGACACAGACAGTGACGGCAAAACAGCACTGCTGCTTGCTGTTGAACTCAAACTGAAGGACATCGCCGACTTGCTGTGCGAGCGTGGAGCCAGTACAGATTGTGGGGATCTTGTTATGATAGCCAGGCGGAATTATGACCGTTCCCTTGTGAAGCTTCTTCTCTCTTATGGAGCCAAAGAACATTTTCACCCTCCTGCCGAAGACTGGAAGCCTCAGAGCTCACACTGGGGGGCAGCCCTGAAGGATCTCCACAGAATGTACCGCCCTATGATTGGCAAACTCAAGTTCTTTATtgacgaaaaatacaaaattgctgATACTTCAGAAGGAGGCATCTACCTGGGGCTCTATGAGAAGCAAGAAGTAGCCGTGAAGACGTTCTGTGAGGGCAGCCCACGTGCACGGCAGGAAGTCTGTTGTCTGCAAAGCAGCCGAGAGAACAGTCACTTGGTGACATTCTATGGGAGTGAGAGCCACAGGGgccatttgtttgtgtgtgtcaCTCTCTGTGAGCAGACTCTGGAAGCGTATTTGGAGGTGCACAGAGGGGAAGATGTGGAAAATGCGGAAGATGAGTTTGCCCGAAATGTCCTGTCATCTCTATTTAAGGCTGTTCAAGAATTACACTTGTCCTGTGCATACACCCACCAGGATCTGCAACCACAAAACATCTTAATAG ATTCTAAGAATGCTGTTCACCTGGCAGATTTTGATAAGAGCATCAAGTGGACTGGAGATCCACAGGAAGTCAAGAGAGATCTAGAG GACCTTGGACGGCTGGTCCTCTATGTGGTAAAGAAGGGAAGCATCTCATTTGAGGAGCTGAAGGCTCAAAGTAATGAAGAGGTAGTTCGACTTtctccagatgaggaaactaaggacCTCATTCATCGTCTCTTCCACCCTGGGGAACATGTGAGGGACTGTCTGGGTGACTTGTTAGGTCATCCCTTCTTTTGGACTTGGGAGAG CCGCTATAGGACGCTTCGGAATGTGGGAAATGAATCCGACATCAAAACACGAAAACATAAAAGTGAGATCCTCAAACTACTGCAACCTGGGCCTTCTGAACATTCT attaATGCAGatgttatgaaaaaaatgaatgagttttATAAAAAAAGTGGCAATTTCTACCAGAACACTGTGGGTGATCTGCTAAAGTTCATCCGGAATTTGGGAGAACACATTGATGAAGAAAAGCATAAAAA gatgaaattaaaaattggaGACCCTTCCCGGTATTTTCAGAAGACATTTCCAGATCTGGTGATCTATGTCTATACAAAACTACAGAACACAGAATATAGAAAGCATTTCCCCCAAACCCACAGTTCAAACAAGCCTCAGTGTGATGGAGCTGGTGGGACCAGTAGGTTGGCCAGCCCTGGGTGCTGA
- the RNASEL gene encoding 2-5A-dependent ribonuclease isoform X1, with translation METRDHNDPQEGPMSSSGRRATVEDNHLLIKAVQTEDVDRVQQLLEGGANVNFQEEEGGWTPLHNAVQMSREDIVELLLRYDADPVLRKKNGATPFIVAAIAGNVKLLELFLSKGADVNECDFYGFTAFMEAAVYGNVEALKFLYERGANVNLRRKTKEDQERLRKGGATALMDAAKEGHVEVLKILLDEMGADVNACDNMGRNALIHALLSSHNWDVEAITHLLLDHGADVNVRGERGKTPLILAVEKKHFGLVKRLLEQEHIEINDTDSDGKTALLLAVELKLKDIADLLCERGASTDCGDLVMIARRNYDRSLVKLLLSYGAKEHFHPPAEDWKPQSSHWGAALKDLHRMYRPMIGKLKFFIDEKYKIADTSEGGIYLGLYEKQEVAVKTFCEGSPRARQEVCCLQSSRENSHLVTFYGSESHRGHLFVCVTLCEQTLEAYLEVHRGEDVENAEDEFARNVLSSLFKAVQELHLSCAYTHQDLQPQNILIDSKNAVHLADFDKSIKWTGDPQEVKRDLEDLGRLVLYVVKKGSISFEELKAQSNEEVVRLSPDEETKDLIHRLFHPGEHVRDCLGDLLGHPFFWTWESRYRTLRNVGNESDIKTRKHKSEILKLLQPGPSEHSVSFDKWTTKINADVMKKMNEFYKKSGNFYQNTVGDLLKFIRNLGEHIDEEKHKKMKLKIGDPSRYFQKTFPDLVIYVYTKLQNTEYRKHFPQTHSSNKPQCDGAGGTSRLASPGC, from the exons ATGGAGACCAGGGATCATAATGACCCCCAGGAGGGACCCATGTCCTCCAGCGGTAGAAGGGCTACAGTGGAAGACAATCACCTGCTGATTAAAGCTGTTCAAACTGAAGATGTTGACCGGGTCCAGCAATTGCTGGAAGGTGGGGCCAACGTTAATTTTCAGGAAGAGGAAGGGGGTTGGACACCTCTGCATAACGCAGTACAAATGAGCAGGGAGGACATTGTGGAACTTCTGCTTCGTTATGATGCTGACCCTGTTCTGAGGAAGAAGAATGGGGCCACGCCTTTTATCGTCGCAGCGATTGCGGGGAACGTGAAGCTGCTGGAACTTTTCCTTTCTAAAGGAGCAGATGTCAATGAGTGTGATTTTTATGGCTTCACAGCCTTCATGGAAGCCGCTGTGTATGGTAATGTCGAAGCCCTAAAATTCCTTTATGAGAGAGGAGCAAATGTGAATTTGAGGCGAAAGACAAAGGAGGATCAAGAGCGGCTGAGGAAAGGAGGAGCCACAGCTCTCATGGACGCTGCCAAAGAAGGACACGTAGAGGTCTTGAAGATTCTCCTTGACGAGATGGGGGCAGATGTCAATGCCTGTGACAATATGGGCAGAAATGCCTTGATCCATGCTCTCCTGAGCTCTCACAATTGGGATGTGGAGGCTATTACGCATCTGCTGCTGGACCATGGGGCTGATGTCAATGTGaggggagaaagagggaagacGCCCTTGATCCTGGCAGTGGAGAAGAAGCACTTTGGTTTGGTGAAGAGGCTTCTGGAGCAAGAGCACATAGAGATTAATGACACAGACAGTGACGGCAAAACAGCACTGCTGCTTGCTGTTGAACTCAAACTGAAGGACATCGCCGACTTGCTGTGCGAGCGTGGAGCCAGTACAGATTGTGGGGATCTTGTTATGATAGCCAGGCGGAATTATGACCGTTCCCTTGTGAAGCTTCTTCTCTCTTATGGAGCCAAAGAACATTTTCACCCTCCTGCCGAAGACTGGAAGCCTCAGAGCTCACACTGGGGGGCAGCCCTGAAGGATCTCCACAGAATGTACCGCCCTATGATTGGCAAACTCAAGTTCTTTATtgacgaaaaatacaaaattgctgATACTTCAGAAGGAGGCATCTACCTGGGGCTCTATGAGAAGCAAGAAGTAGCCGTGAAGACGTTCTGTGAGGGCAGCCCACGTGCACGGCAGGAAGTCTGTTGTCTGCAAAGCAGCCGAGAGAACAGTCACTTGGTGACATTCTATGGGAGTGAGAGCCACAGGGgccatttgtttgtgtgtgtcaCTCTCTGTGAGCAGACTCTGGAAGCGTATTTGGAGGTGCACAGAGGGGAAGATGTGGAAAATGCGGAAGATGAGTTTGCCCGAAATGTCCTGTCATCTCTATTTAAGGCTGTTCAAGAATTACACTTGTCCTGTGCATACACCCACCAGGATCTGCAACCACAAAACATCTTAATAG ATTCTAAGAATGCTGTTCACCTGGCAGATTTTGATAAGAGCATCAAGTGGACTGGAGATCCACAGGAAGTCAAGAGAGATCTAGAG GACCTTGGACGGCTGGTCCTCTATGTGGTAAAGAAGGGAAGCATCTCATTTGAGGAGCTGAAGGCTCAAAGTAATGAAGAGGTAGTTCGACTTtctccagatgaggaaactaaggacCTCATTCATCGTCTCTTCCACCCTGGGGAACATGTGAGGGACTGTCTGGGTGACTTGTTAGGTCATCCCTTCTTTTGGACTTGGGAGAG CCGCTATAGGACGCTTCGGAATGTGGGAAATGAATCCGACATCAAAACACGAAAACATAAAAGTGAGATCCTCAAACTACTGCAACCTGGGCCTTCTGAACATTCTGTAAGTTTTGACAAGTGGACGACTAAG attaATGCAGatgttatgaaaaaaatgaatgagttttATAAAAAAAGTGGCAATTTCTACCAGAACACTGTGGGTGATCTGCTAAAGTTCATCCGGAATTTGGGAGAACACATTGATGAAGAAAAGCATAAAAA gatgaaattaaaaattggaGACCCTTCCCGGTATTTTCAGAAGACATTTCCAGATCTGGTGATCTATGTCTATACAAAACTACAGAACACAGAATATAGAAAGCATTTCCCCCAAACCCACAGTTCAAACAAGCCTCAGTGTGATGGAGCTGGTGGGACCAGTAGGTTGGCCAGCCCTGGGTGCTGA
- the RNASEL gene encoding 2-5A-dependent ribonuclease (The RefSeq protein has 4 substitutions compared to this genomic sequence), giving the protein MESRDHNDPQEGPMSSSGRRATVEDNHLLIKAVQTEDVDRVQQLLEGGANVNFQEEEGGWTPLHNAVQMSREDIVELLLRYDADPVLRKKNGATPFIVAAIAGNVKLLELFLSKGADVNECDFYGFTAFMEAAVYGNVEALKFLYERGANVNLRRKTKEDQERLRKGGATALMDAAKEGHVEVLKILLDEMGADVNACDNMGRNALIHALLSSHNRDVEAITHLLLDHGADVNVRGERGKTPLILAVEKKHFGLVKRLLEQEHIEINDTDSDGKTALLLAVELKLKDIADLLCERGASTDCGDLVMIARRNYDRSLVKLLLSYGAKEHFHPPAEDWKPQSSHWGAALKDLHRMYRPMIGKLKFFIDEKYKIADTSEGGIYLGLYEKQEVAVKTFCEGSPRARQEVSCLQSSRENSHLVTFYGSESHRGHLFVCVTLCEQTLEAYLEVHRGEDVENEEDEFARNVLSSLFKAVQELHLSCAYTHQDLQPQNILIDSKNAVHLADFDKSIKWTGDPQEVKRDLEGSISFEELKAQSNEEVVRLSPDEETKDLIHRLFHPGEHVRDCLGDLLGHPFFWTWESRYRTLRNVGNESDIKTRKHKSEILKLLQPGPSEHSVSFDKWTTKINADVMKKMNEFYKKSGNFYQNTVGDLLKFIRNLGEHIDEEKHKKMKLKIGDPSRYFQKTFPDLVIYVYTKLQNTEYRKHFPQTHSSNKPQCDGAGGTSRLASPGC; this is encoded by the exons ATGGAGACCAGGGATCATAATGACCCCCAGGAGGGACCCATGTCCTCCAGCGGTAGAAGGGCTACAGTGGAAGACAATCACCTGCTGATTAAAGCTGTTCAAACTGAAGATGTTGACCGGGTCCAGCAATTGCTGGAAGGTGGGGCCAACGTTAATTTTCAGGAAGAGGAAGGGGGTTGGACACCTCTGCATAACGCAGTACAAATGAGCAGGGAGGACATTGTGGAACTTCTGCTTCGTTATGATGCTGACCCTGTTCTGAGGAAGAAGAATGGGGCCACGCCTTTTATCGTCGCAGCGATTGCGGGGAACGTGAAGCTGCTGGAACTTTTCCTTTCTAAAGGAGCAGATGTCAATGAGTGTGATTTTTATGGCTTCACAGCCTTCATGGAAGCCGCTGTGTATGGTAATGTCGAAGCCCTAAAATTCCTTTATGAGAGAGGAGCAAATGTGAATTTGAGGCGAAAGACAAAGGAGGATCAAGAGCGGCTGAGGAAAGGAGGAGCCACAGCTCTCATGGACGCTGCCAAAGAAGGACACGTAGAGGTCTTGAAGATTCTCCTTGACGAGATGGGGGCAGATGTCAATGCCTGTGACAATATGGGCAGAAATGCCTTGATCCATGCTCTCCTGAGCTCTCACAATTGGGATGTGGAGGCTATTACGCATCTGCTGCTGGACCATGGGGCTGATGTCAATGTGaggggagaaagagggaagacGCCCTTGATCCTGGCAGTGGAGAAGAAGCACTTTGGTTTGGTGAAGAGGCTTCTGGAGCAAGAGCACATAGAGATTAATGACACAGACAGTGACGGCAAAACAGCACTGCTGCTTGCTGTTGAACTCAAACTGAAGGACATCGCCGACTTGCTGTGCGAGCGTGGAGCCAGTACAGATTGTGGGGATCTTGTTATGATAGCCAGGCGGAATTATGACCGTTCCCTTGTGAAGCTTCTTCTCTCTTATGGAGCCAAAGAACATTTTCACCCTCCTGCCGAAGACTGGAAGCCTCAGAGCTCACACTGGGGGGCAGCCCTGAAGGATCTCCACAGAATGTACCGCCCTATGATTGGCAAACTCAAGTTCTTTATtgacgaaaaatacaaaattgctgATACTTCAGAAGGAGGCATCTACCTGGGGCTCTATGAGAAGCAAGAAGTAGCCGTGAAGACGTTCTGTGAGGGCAGCCCACGTGCACGGCAGGAAGTCTGTTGTCTGCAAAGCAGCCGAGAGAACAGTCACTTGGTGACATTCTATGGGAGTGAGAGCCACAGGGgccatttgtttgtgtgtgtcaCTCTCTGTGAGCAGACTCTGGAAGCGTATTTGGAGGTGCACAGAGGGGAAGATGTGGAAAATGCGGAAGATGAGTTTGCCCGAAATGTCCTGTCATCTCTATTTAAGGCTGTTCAAGAATTACACTTGTCCTGTGCATACACCCACCAGGATCTGCAACCACAAAACATCTTAATAG ATTCTAAGAATGCTGTTCACCTGGCAGATTTTGATAAGAGCATCAAGTGGACTGGAGATCCACAGGAAGTCAAGAGAGATCTAGAG GGAAGCATCTCATTTGAGGAGCTGAAGGCTCAAAGTAATGAAGAGGTAGTTCGACTTtctccagatgaggaaactaaggacCTCATTCATCGTCTCTTCCACCCTGGGGAACATGTGAGGGACTGTCTGGGTGACTTGTTAGGTCATCCCTTCTTTTGGACTTGGGAGAG CCGCTATAGGACGCTTCGGAATGTGGGAAATGAATCCGACATCAAAACACGAAAACATAAAAGTGAGATCCTCAAACTACTGCAACCTGGGCCTTCTGAACATTCTGTAAGTTTTGACAAGTGGACGACTAAG attaATGCAGatgttatgaaaaaaatgaatgagttttATAAAAAAAGTGGCAATTTCTACCAGAACACTGTGGGTGATCTGCTAAAGTTCATCCGGAATTTGGGAGAACACATTGATGAAGAAAAGCATAAAAA gatgaaattaaaaattggaGACCCTTCCCGGTATTTTCAGAAGACATTTCCAGATCTGGTGATCTATGTCTATACAAAACTACAGAACACAGAATATAGAAAGCATTTCCCCCAAACCCACAGTTCAAACAAGCCTCAGTGTGATGGAGCTGGTGGGACCAGTAGGTTGGCCAGCCCTGGGTGCTGA